A single window of Nicotiana sylvestris chromosome 3, ASM39365v2, whole genome shotgun sequence DNA harbors:
- the LOC104227854 gene encoding uncharacterized protein isoform X2 translates to MPLLLSIQTLSQGEYLGLKGEFFPVYVALGLIAMSVGFGVHTATHQLKRSPNVSVKKSRRETVPEVAEPDNVLNDSDSFIKKSFFRKVAHVQDFDNQSVMPDPMRGDVLAREPHSETLRSVGVDLNPKLQ, encoded by the exons ATGCCGCTACTGCTGAGCATCCAGACACTAAGCCAAGGTGAATATTT GGGACTGAAAGGAGAGTTCTTTCCCGTGTATGTAGCGCTGGGACTAATAGCAATGTCCGTGGGTTTTGGGGTACACACAGCCACGCATCAGCTGAAGCGTTCGCCTAACGTATCTGTGAAGAAATCAAGGAGGGAAACTGTACCAGAAGTGGCAGAACCGGACAATGTGTTGAATGATTCCGACAGTTTCATTAAAAAATCTTTTTTCAGAAAGGTGGCTCATGTTCAGGATTTTGATAATCAATCTGTCATGCCTGATCCTATGCGCGGGGATGTTCTAGCTAG GGAGCCTCACTCTGAGACGTTGAGATCTGTGGGAGTGGATCTGAATCCAAAATTGCAGTGA
- the LOC104227852 gene encoding uncharacterized protein, translated as MAFRSATYLNSMVTHLKGSSSVNYATAATSKFKASSPVQLNATHVPKSRKGDFVPVCVALGMIGLSASFGLHTAMHQLRRAPNVHVKKSRRETLPEIVEPEHVAEDADKFISKSLFRKVAHIQDFSTSRVIPDPARGDVYTKKPGVVTLKTVGVDPN; from the exons ATGGCTTTTAGATCAGCG ACTTATCTAAATTCCATGGTTACTCACTTAAAGGGAAGTTCCTCAGTAAATTATGCCACAGCAGCCACTTCAAAATTTAAGGCATCTTCACCCGTCCAACTTAACGCGACTCATGTGCCCAA GTCAAGAAAGGGAGACTTTGTGCCAGTGTGTGTGGCGCTAGGAATGATCGGACTATCGGCGAGTTTCGGGCTGCACACAGCGATGCATCAGCTGAGGCGAGCCCCTAATGTGCATGTAAAAAAATCAAGGAGGGAAACTCTGCCTGAGATAGTGGAGCCAGAACATGTTGCAGAAGATGCCGATAAATTCATTAGCAAATCTTTATTCCGTAAGGTGGCTCACATTCAGGATTTTTCTACTAGCCGTGTCATTCCTGATCCAGCTCGTGGCGACGTTTATACCAA GAAGCCGGGTGTAGTGACCTTGAAAACTGTTGGAGTGGATCCAAATTAA
- the LOC104227854 gene encoding uncharacterized protein isoform X1: MAFRSSSLWKSMATRISGNPTFAKSNITKLRSYAATAEHPDTKPRGLKGEFFPVYVALGLIAMSVGFGVHTATHQLKRSPNVSVKKSRRETVPEVAEPDNVLNDSDSFIKKSFFRKVAHVQDFDNQSVMPDPMRGDVLAREPHSETLRSVGVDLNPKLQ; this comes from the exons ATGGCATTCAGGTCTTCG AGTTTGTGGAAATCTATGGCTACGCGTATTAGCGGAAATCCTACATTTGCAAAATCTAATATTACCAAATTGAGGTCATATGCCGCTACTGCTGAGCATCCAGACACTAAGCCAAG GGGACTGAAAGGAGAGTTCTTTCCCGTGTATGTAGCGCTGGGACTAATAGCAATGTCCGTGGGTTTTGGGGTACACACAGCCACGCATCAGCTGAAGCGTTCGCCTAACGTATCTGTGAAGAAATCAAGGAGGGAAACTGTACCAGAAGTGGCAGAACCGGACAATGTGTTGAATGATTCCGACAGTTTCATTAAAAAATCTTTTTTCAGAAAGGTGGCTCATGTTCAGGATTTTGATAATCAATCTGTCATGCCTGATCCTATGCGCGGGGATGTTCTAGCTAG GGAGCCTCACTCTGAGACGTTGAGATCTGTGGGAGTGGATCTGAATCCAAAATTGCAGTGA